Proteins found in one Sporosarcina sp. FSL K6-3457 genomic segment:
- a CDS encoding tetratricopeptide repeat protein, translated as MNYNEIGITALQDGAYEKAVESFVKAIEQDPENAVGYINLGNVFASLGDAEKAEPFFQKAITFDAEAGTAFYGLANLYYNKERYEEAAKLYETAVRHGVEEADAYFMLGKSLERSGNEKLALPYLQRAAELAPDDLEIRLSYGIVLANMELFTEAGAEFRFIIEQDAENADAHYNLGFLYAVSTEQKADALAHLEKAFTIDPEHVQARYIYDMIQLGENEK; from the coding sequence ATGAATTACAATGAAATTGGCATTACTGCCCTACAAGATGGAGCATATGAAAAAGCAGTTGAATCGTTTGTTAAAGCGATTGAACAGGACCCAGAAAATGCGGTTGGTTACATCAACTTAGGAAATGTGTTTGCCTCACTTGGAGATGCAGAGAAAGCAGAGCCGTTTTTTCAAAAAGCCATTACATTCGATGCGGAAGCGGGCACAGCTTTTTATGGTCTCGCCAATCTTTATTACAATAAAGAGCGTTACGAGGAAGCGGCTAAATTATACGAAACGGCAGTTCGTCATGGCGTAGAAGAAGCAGACGCTTATTTCATGCTCGGTAAAAGTTTGGAGCGTTCGGGTAATGAAAAATTGGCATTGCCTTACTTGCAGCGGGCAGCTGAATTGGCGCCTGATGATTTGGAAATTCGCTTATCTTATGGCATTGTATTGGCAAATATGGAGCTGTTTACAGAAGCGGGAGCTGAATTCCGTTTTATTATCGAACAGGATGCTGAAAATGCCGATGCCCATTATAATTTAGGGTTCCTATATGCTGTATCGACAGAACAGAAGGCTGATGCACTGGCACATCTCGAAAAGGCATTTACCATTGATCCTGAGCATGTGCAAGCGCGTTATATTTACGACATGATTCAACTAGGTGAAAACGAAAAGTAA
- the mnmA gene encoding tRNA 2-thiouridine(34) synthase MnmA, whose amino-acid sequence MRTAKAPADTRVVVGMSGGVDSSVAALLLKEQGYDVIGIFMKNWDDTDEFGVCTATEDYEDVISVCNEIGIPYYAVNFEKQYWDKVFTYFLEEYKAGRTPNPDVMCNKEIKFKAFLEHAMSLGADYLATGHYAQVVEVEGGVSMLRGKDENKDQTYFLNQLSQEQLQKVMFPIGHMDKSLVREKAVEAGLTTATKKDSTGICFIGERNFKEFLGQYLPAQPGDMKTMDGEVVGRHDGLMYYTIGQRHGLGIGGAGDPWFVFGKDLATNVLLVGQNFHNEALFSDSLTAIDVGFSTVRELPTTFNCTAKFRYRQPDTNVTVELTGDGTANVTFAQPVRAITPGQAVVFYDGDECLGGGTIDTVIKNGQQLEYVG is encoded by the coding sequence ATGAGAACAGCAAAAGCACCTGCGGATACACGCGTCGTTGTCGGCATGTCAGGCGGCGTCGACTCATCCGTTGCAGCACTACTATTAAAAGAGCAAGGCTATGATGTCATCGGTATCTTTATGAAAAATTGGGATGACACAGACGAATTTGGCGTTTGTACGGCAACCGAGGATTATGAAGATGTCATCAGTGTGTGCAATGAAATAGGTATCCCGTACTACGCAGTTAATTTCGAAAAGCAATATTGGGATAAAGTATTTACCTATTTCCTTGAAGAATATAAAGCAGGACGGACACCAAACCCGGACGTCATGTGTAACAAAGAAATTAAATTTAAAGCATTTCTTGAACATGCGATGAGCCTGGGTGCAGATTATTTGGCAACGGGCCACTATGCGCAGGTCGTTGAAGTAGAAGGCGGCGTATCTATGCTACGCGGTAAAGATGAAAATAAAGATCAAACGTATTTCCTTAACCAATTGTCGCAAGAGCAATTGCAAAAAGTTATGTTCCCAATCGGGCATATGGATAAAAGTTTGGTGCGTGAAAAAGCAGTTGAAGCAGGACTTACGACTGCAACGAAAAAAGATTCTACGGGTATTTGTTTTATTGGTGAACGTAACTTCAAGGAATTCCTCGGTCAGTATTTGCCAGCTCAGCCCGGTGATATGAAGACGATGGATGGCGAGGTGGTCGGCCGTCATGATGGACTAATGTATTATACAATCGGTCAGCGTCATGGTTTAGGGATTGGCGGGGCAGGTGACCCGTGGTTTGTGTTTGGCAAAGACCTGGCAACGAATGTGTTGCTTGTCGGCCAAAACTTCCATAACGAAGCTTTATTTTCAGATAGCTTGACGGCGATTGACGTTGGATTTTCAACGGTGCGGGAGCTACCAACTACATTCAACTGCACGGCGAAATTCCGTTACCGTCAGCCTGATACGAACGTGACAGTTGAACTAACTGGCGATGGAACAGCCAATGTTACATTTGCACAGCCTGTTCGTGCGATTACACCAGGCCAAGCAGTTGTCTTCTATGACGGCGACGAGTGTCTCGGTGGCGGAACAATCGATACAGTTATTAAAAATGGACAACAATTGGAATACGTTGGGTAA
- a CDS encoding cysteine desulfurase family protein, with translation MTTIYLDHAATTPVHPAVSATHYKLQQTIFGNSSSIHSNGREARKWLDDARKTLAQSIQAEPTEIIFTSGGTEADNNAVFGTALAMKDKGNHIITTTIEHHAVLNPCKQLELLGYDVTYLEVDDNAQISVEQVKAALTDQTILVSIMYGNNEVGTIQPIREIGELLKDHQAKFHTDAVQAYGLIPLDVDELGVDLLSVSAHKLNGPKGIGFLYQRKGTDTAPLLFGGEQERKRRAGTENIPAIVAFSEAVTIAEQEMDQSTDNYKKYADILKTVLDEQGVSYEVNVDSHVEKLPHVFNISFPGTDIESLLVNLDIAGIAVSSGSACTAGSLDPSHVLTAMFGAGSPKLRNSVRFSFGIGLDEDSVKKAAEITAEIVQRLVK, from the coding sequence ATGACAACAATATACTTAGACCATGCGGCGACGACACCAGTCCATCCAGCTGTCAGCGCAACGCATTATAAACTGCAACAAACTATTTTCGGCAATTCTTCTAGCATTCATAGCAATGGTAGAGAAGCAAGAAAATGGTTAGATGACGCAAGAAAAACGTTGGCGCAGTCTATTCAGGCAGAACCGACAGAAATTATTTTCACATCAGGTGGCACGGAAGCAGATAATAACGCTGTTTTTGGCACAGCATTAGCGATGAAAGATAAGGGAAACCACATCATCACGACGACAATCGAACATCATGCTGTCTTAAATCCATGTAAACAGCTGGAATTGCTTGGCTACGACGTTACGTATTTAGAAGTGGATGACAATGCACAAATTAGTGTAGAGCAAGTGAAAGCTGCATTGACGGATCAAACGATTTTGGTATCCATTATGTATGGCAATAATGAGGTGGGCACCATTCAACCGATTCGTGAAATTGGTGAATTATTAAAAGACCATCAAGCAAAATTCCATACAGATGCTGTTCAAGCGTATGGGCTTATTCCGCTAGATGTGGATGAGCTCGGTGTCGATTTGTTATCCGTTTCAGCCCATAAATTGAACGGCCCTAAAGGAATTGGCTTCCTTTATCAGCGAAAAGGGACAGATACAGCACCCTTACTTTTTGGGGGGGAACAGGAGCGAAAAAGGCGTGCGGGCACGGAAAACATCCCGGCAATCGTCGCTTTTTCAGAGGCAGTAACTATTGCGGAGCAGGAGATGGACCAAAGTACGGATAATTATAAGAAATACGCTGACATTTTAAAGACTGTATTAGATGAACAAGGTGTTTCTTACGAAGTGAATGTCGACAGCCATGTAGAAAAACTTCCGCATGTCTTTAATATTAGCTTCCCAGGTACAGATATCGAATCGCTACTCGTCAATCTCGATATTGCAGGCATTGCTGTATCGAGTGGCTCGGCATGTACCGCAGGGTCACTCGATCCGTCGCATGTTCTGACTGCGATGTTCGGAGCAGGCTCACCGAAGCTACGAAATTCGGTACGCTTCAGCTTTGGTATTGGTTTAGATGAAGACAGCGTGAAAAAAGCAGCGGAAATTACAGCGGAAATTGTTCAACGACTTGTGAAATGA
- the cymR gene encoding cysteine metabolism transcriptional regulator CymR, giving the protein MKISTKGRYGLTIVVELGRKYGEGPVPLRKIAEEQELSEAYLEQLIPPLRNSGIVKSVRGAYGGYMLAKLPTEITAGDVIRILEGPIQLVEGLEETDIPQQELWHRIGDAVRGVLDTTTIQDLMDSGRTAERDSYMFYI; this is encoded by the coding sequence ATGAAGATTTCTACAAAGGGACGCTATGGATTGACAATTGTTGTGGAGCTTGGCCGTAAGTATGGGGAAGGGCCGGTACCACTGCGGAAAATTGCCGAGGAACAGGAGTTATCTGAAGCCTATCTAGAGCAGCTTATTCCTCCACTGCGCAACAGCGGCATCGTGAAAAGTGTTCGTGGCGCATACGGCGGTTATATGCTTGCTAAGTTGCCGACGGAAATTACTGCCGGCGATGTAATCCGTATACTTGAAGGGCCGATTCAGCTTGTTGAAGGGTTGGAGGAAACGGATATCCCACAACAGGAGCTTTGGCATCGAATTGGGGATGCAGTGCGCGGTGTGCTCGATACGACAACGATTCAAGATTTAATGGATTCTGGCCGAACGGCTGAACGTGATAGTTATATGTTCTACATTTAA
- a CDS encoding replication-associated recombination protein A, translated as MHNEPLAYRMRPRNIDEIAGQKDIIGEKTALYRMIKNGHVPSMLLYGEPGIGKTSLAHAIAGTSDLPFIALNATVSGKKDVESVVAESRITGKVLLFLDEIHRFNKLQQDTLLPHVESGAIVLIGATTENPYHDVNPAIRSRCGEIRQLSRLEPEDLLEVLHTALADEERGLGKMAIDITDDQIVLIAEGVNGDARKALTVLESVISASDETDGKTVVENWLIENLLGRIGLFGDKKGSHFYNLLSALQKSVRGSDVNAAMYYLANLLEIGDLVAVSRRLLVMAYEDVGLASPEVGPHVLAATEAAVRLGMPEARIPLANAVIEMCLASKSNSAYKAFDAAVMAINEGKTGDIPLHLRDAHYAGAAELGHVGYKYPHDTPLGSFGGWVNQQYLPDKLVGTEFYKPVGAGEEKKLAAIYEKLKEFRKKK; from the coding sequence GTGCATAATGAACCATTGGCGTATCGAATGCGCCCTAGAAATATTGATGAGATTGCAGGACAGAAGGATATAATCGGAGAAAAGACCGCCCTTTACCGGATGATTAAAAACGGGCACGTCCCTTCTATGCTGTTGTATGGAGAACCAGGAATCGGTAAAACATCGCTGGCACATGCAATCGCCGGTACTAGCGATCTGCCCTTCATCGCCCTCAACGCAACAGTCTCTGGTAAAAAAGACGTGGAAAGCGTTGTGGCAGAGTCACGAATTACGGGGAAAGTACTATTATTTCTTGATGAAATTCATCGCTTCAATAAATTGCAGCAAGATACCTTGTTGCCGCATGTCGAAAGCGGAGCAATTGTGTTAATCGGGGCAACAACAGAAAATCCTTACCACGACGTCAATCCGGCAATTCGTTCGAGATGTGGTGAAATTCGGCAGTTATCAAGGTTAGAGCCGGAGGATTTGTTAGAGGTTCTTCATACTGCTTTGGCAGATGAGGAGCGTGGACTTGGCAAGATGGCGATTGACATTACAGATGACCAAATTGTGTTAATTGCTGAAGGTGTGAATGGAGATGCACGCAAAGCGTTAACCGTACTGGAATCAGTCATTTCTGCAAGTGATGAAACAGACGGAAAAACCGTCGTCGAGAATTGGCTGATTGAAAACTTGCTTGGGCGAATTGGTTTATTTGGCGATAAAAAAGGTTCACATTTTTATAATCTATTATCTGCATTGCAAAAATCTGTGCGCGGCAGCGACGTGAATGCTGCCATGTATTACCTAGCTAATCTGTTGGAGATTGGTGATTTAGTAGCCGTATCCAGAAGATTACTTGTGATGGCGTACGAGGATGTCGGGCTAGCCTCACCTGAAGTAGGCCCACATGTCCTCGCAGCGACAGAAGCCGCAGTACGACTAGGTATGCCTGAAGCTCGTATTCCACTTGCTAACGCCGTCATTGAAATGTGTCTGGCATCGAAATCGAATTCAGCGTACAAAGCATTCGATGCCGCCGTGATGGCCATCAATGAAGGAAAAACGGGAGACATTCCTCTCCATTTACGAGATGCTCATTACGCTGGGGCTGCGGAACTTGGACACGTCGGCTACAAATATCCGCACGACACCCCACTCGGCTCGTTCGGCGGTTGGGTCAACCAACAATACTTACCTGACAAACTGGTAGGCACCGAGTTTTACAAACCTGTTGGTGCAGGTGAAGAGAAGAAATTGGCTGCCATTTATGAGAAGTTGAAGGAGTTTCGCAAGAAAAAATAG
- a CDS encoding DUF6612 family protein, with the protein MKNVWKIAIIGLLTVVLSACGNAAAQGNLTAQEVFEKAKDASAKLESVRSTISFEDFWRTTAPEDRKTMKYDFISDATLHPVAFKQQLIVKPSGEQAWEANVYKTNDRIFVKEGTEKELDELSSGALSELFGAMMDHVNPTVNLSFFDTFADEFELEPIDYGYNLRLSLSREQYHEFQKLVFGVDDISGEYAFINKFDIVIGIDISTFYTTDFKMTMDTTTYSTTEVNGNAHRVKQTITAIYSKYDHVEPIKFPANVLEVAAQ; encoded by the coding sequence GTGAAAAATGTTTGGAAGATAGCCATTATCGGTTTGCTTACAGTCGTTTTATCAGCATGTGGCAATGCGGCAGCGCAAGGGAATTTAACGGCTCAAGAAGTGTTCGAAAAAGCGAAGGATGCATCAGCTAAATTAGAGAGCGTCCGAAGTACGATTTCTTTTGAAGATTTTTGGCGGACAACTGCACCAGAGGATAGAAAGACGATGAAATATGATTTTATATCAGATGCCACTTTACATCCAGTTGCATTCAAACAGCAGTTAATTGTTAAACCTAGCGGTGAACAAGCATGGGAAGCGAATGTATATAAAACGAATGACCGTATTTTTGTGAAGGAAGGTACGGAAAAAGAGTTGGACGAGCTATCTTCAGGTGCACTGTCAGAGTTGTTTGGTGCTATGATGGATCATGTTAATCCAACAGTAAACTTATCGTTCTTCGATACCTTTGCGGATGAGTTTGAGTTGGAGCCGATTGATTACGGCTATAATTTAAGGCTATCCTTGTCGAGAGAGCAATATCATGAATTTCAAAAGCTCGTGTTCGGGGTAGATGACATTAGCGGGGAATATGCTTTTATTAATAAATTTGATATTGTCATTGGCATTGATATTAGCACATTTTATACAACGGATTTCAAAATGACGATGGATACAACGACGTATTCAACAACAGAAGTTAACGGCAATGCACATCGTGTCAAACAGACGATTACGGCTATTTACAGCAAATATGATCATGTAGAGCCTATCAAGTTCCCAGCAAACGTGTTGGAGGTAGCAGCTCAATAA
- a CDS encoding LacI family DNA-binding transcriptional regulator, with the protein MTTTIADIAQLAGVAKSTVSRYLNGGSVSQETGLKIEQIIRDTDYTPNAFAQSLKAKKTNIIGVIVPRLDSYATSRTLIGIDEQLRKHNYQMLISNSSQNLTREIENIYTLAKQKVAGIILLAAQVTDSHLQAFNKIDIPVLLVGQEHPDVHSLIHQDYEAAYELGNYILAKGHRKIAILGVTEQDIAVGVRRKQGLTQAFSENKQCEVNHYLTSFDMTEAIAQASIIIDEFAPSIIVCATDNIAMGTVKAAHLKGLHVPHDLSITGFGGYEVAAIIHPSLTTIHYDYKGAGQQAAGRIIQLVNSEQVDRLTFSDYQLIEKESVDNYPTHNLK; encoded by the coding sequence ATGACAACAACGATTGCTGATATTGCTCAACTAGCAGGAGTTGCTAAAAGTACCGTTTCCCGTTACCTAAATGGTGGCTCAGTTAGCCAAGAAACAGGACTAAAAATTGAACAGATTATTCGTGATACAGACTATACACCGAATGCATTTGCACAAAGTCTAAAAGCAAAGAAAACAAATATTATAGGCGTGATTGTGCCACGTCTTGATTCCTATGCTACGTCACGTACTTTAATCGGGATTGATGAGCAACTAAGGAAACATAATTATCAAATGCTAATTTCTAATTCTAGTCAAAACCTAACACGTGAGATTGAAAATATCTATACGTTAGCAAAACAAAAAGTTGCAGGAATCATTCTTTTAGCTGCTCAAGTTACGGACAGCCACTTACAGGCTTTTAACAAAATTGACATCCCAGTTTTATTAGTTGGACAGGAGCATCCTGACGTTCATAGCTTAATTCATCAAGATTATGAGGCTGCTTATGAGCTCGGCAACTATATTTTAGCAAAGGGACATCGAAAAATTGCGATTTTAGGTGTCACAGAACAAGATATTGCTGTCGGTGTCAGACGTAAACAAGGTCTTACACAAGCCTTCTCGGAAAACAAACAGTGCGAGGTCAACCATTACCTCACAAGCTTTGATATGACCGAAGCCATTGCGCAAGCATCCATCATCATCGATGAATTTGCTCCTTCTATTATCGTCTGTGCAACAGATAATATTGCAATGGGCACAGTGAAGGCCGCCCATCTAAAAGGGTTACATGTGCCGCATGACTTGTCCATCACAGGATTTGGCGGTTATGAGGTCGCAGCCATTATACACCCCAGTTTAACAACAATCCATTATGATTATAAAGGAGCAGGACAACAAGCAGCTGGGCGAATCATCCAATTAGTCAACAGTGAACAGGTTGACAGGCTCACCTTCTCAGATTATCAGTTAATTGAAAAAGAAAGTGTTGACAATTATCCTACTCATAACTTAAAATGA
- a CDS encoding sucrose-specific PTS transporter subunit IIBC → MDYKKIAQELVVALGGKENITAAAHCATRLRLVLQDEEQVDQATLDEMDVVKGTFSTGGQYQVIIGPGTVNEVYKEFAKLTELGDMSTADVKQASTKKMNVLQRFVKMLSDIFVPIIPAIVAGGLLMGINNLLTAQDLFIKGQSLVEANPGMADLAALINTFANAAFVFLPILIGFSATKRFGGNPYLGAALGMIMVHPDLLNGYGYGAAILANDVPVWNIFGFTIEKVGYQGTVLPVLVSSFILAKIENACRKVIPTALDNLLTPLFAIFITGVLTFTAVGPFTRAAGDLLTNGIVLLYDTTGFLGGAVFGLLYAPIVITGMHHSFIAVETQLLADIAKTGGSFIFVIATMSNIAQGAATLAVFFITKDKKLKGTASAAGISALLGITEPAMFGVNLRLRYPFIGAIIGAAVGSAFGTLYKVKAIALGAAGLPGIISIKASSILPYIIGMGITFVVAFAITFLLAQREKNKQ, encoded by the coding sequence ATGGATTATAAAAAAATCGCACAAGAACTTGTCGTTGCATTAGGTGGAAAAGAAAATATAACCGCTGCTGCACACTGCGCCACACGGTTACGTTTAGTGTTACAGGACGAAGAACAAGTGGATCAGGCAACATTAGATGAAATGGATGTTGTCAAAGGAACTTTTTCCACTGGAGGTCAGTATCAAGTCATCATTGGGCCTGGAACTGTCAATGAAGTGTATAAAGAGTTTGCTAAATTAACGGAGCTTGGGGACATGTCTACAGCAGATGTCAAACAAGCTAGTACTAAGAAAATGAATGTGCTACAACGATTTGTTAAAATGCTATCCGACATTTTTGTCCCTATTATTCCAGCGATTGTTGCAGGCGGTTTACTCATGGGGATTAATAATCTACTAACGGCGCAGGACTTATTCATTAAAGGGCAGTCTCTGGTAGAAGCGAATCCCGGAATGGCTGACTTAGCAGCATTAATTAATACATTTGCCAATGCCGCCTTTGTTTTCCTACCCATTTTAATTGGATTTTCGGCGACCAAGCGATTTGGAGGAAATCCTTATCTTGGAGCAGCACTCGGCATGATTATGGTCCACCCTGACTTGCTCAACGGCTACGGTTATGGAGCGGCTATATTAGCGAATGATGTACCTGTATGGAATATTTTTGGCTTTACGATAGAAAAAGTAGGTTATCAAGGGACCGTGCTCCCTGTGTTAGTTTCTTCATTTATTTTAGCGAAGATTGAAAATGCCTGTCGCAAAGTGATTCCGACTGCGCTGGACAATCTATTAACACCGTTATTCGCCATCTTTATAACAGGCGTTTTAACGTTTACAGCTGTTGGCCCCTTCACGCGTGCCGCCGGCGATTTACTGACAAATGGGATTGTTCTCCTCTATGACACGACTGGTTTTCTTGGCGGTGCTGTATTCGGATTACTGTATGCACCGATTGTCATTACAGGCATGCATCATAGTTTCATCGCGGTGGAAACACAGTTATTAGCGGATATCGCAAAAACAGGTGGCTCTTTTATCTTTGTCATTGCAACGATGTCAAACATCGCGCAAGGTGCTGCCACATTAGCGGTATTCTTCATAACGAAAGATAAAAAATTAAAAGGAACAGCATCGGCGGCAGGAATTTCTGCACTCTTAGGGATTACAGAACCCGCCATGTTCGGTGTCAACTTACGATTAAGATATCCATTTATCGGGGCAATCATTGGAGCAGCTGTAGGTTCTGCCTTTGGGACCCTTTACAAAGTAAAAGCAATCGCACTAGGTGCTGCCGGCTTGCCAGGCATTATTTCGATTAAAGCTTCATCGATTCTTCCTTATATTATTGGCATGGGCATTACATTTGTCGTTGCATTTGCTATCACGTTTTTATTAGCACAAAGAGAAAAAAATAAGCAGTAA
- a CDS encoding glycoside hydrolase family 32 protein — protein sequence MEWTRQQRYRPLNEVSSTELAELQSTVNQCEWRQTFHIQPNTGLLNDPNGFSYFNGEYHLFYQWFPLGAVHGLKYWYHLKSKDLVYWDDLGVGLTPDSDFDSHGAYSGSAIEHQGKLYLLYTGNTRDDNWVRHPYQCVAIMDDDYQITKLDKPVISSIPEGYTDHFRDPKVWKQDDQYYAVIGAQRVNQTGCIVLYNSTNLLDWTFIGEIETEMDSFGFMWECPDYFELENQGVVIFSPQGLAASGDQYQNIYQSGYVIGEKLDMQQNKLRHGDFHELDRGFDFYAPQTTVDPSGRRILVGWMGLPEIAYPTDSNGWAHCLTLPRELSIQNGKLLQQPVKELEALRQQAHTVKDTIVNATKVYEGFTGTTYEMICEINSIDAQTVGIEFRTSEQEKTMIYYDAIGKKVVLDRTNSGQEVGVDYGTIRQCAIDANNITFQLFVDVSSVEIFINDGIEVFTSRIFPSQNSDGIRFFASAGSAEFQMSKWDY from the coding sequence GTGGAATGGACAAGACAACAACGTTACCGACCATTAAATGAAGTCAGTTCCACCGAATTGGCTGAGCTTCAGTCAACAGTAAATCAATGCGAGTGGCGTCAAACGTTTCATATACAGCCAAATACGGGACTACTCAATGATCCCAACGGCTTCTCTTATTTTAATGGAGAATATCATTTGTTTTATCAATGGTTTCCACTTGGAGCCGTCCATGGGTTGAAATATTGGTACCATCTAAAGTCGAAAGATCTTGTGTATTGGGATGACCTCGGCGTTGGATTAACACCAGATAGTGATTTCGACAGCCACGGTGCCTACTCTGGAAGCGCCATTGAACATCAAGGCAAATTATATTTACTATACACGGGCAATACGCGTGATGACAACTGGGTGCGCCATCCCTATCAATGTGTTGCTATAATGGATGACGACTATCAAATTACGAAGCTCGACAAACCCGTGATATCCTCGATACCAGAGGGATATACTGACCATTTTCGTGATCCAAAAGTCTGGAAACAGGATGACCAGTATTATGCAGTCATTGGCGCACAAAGAGTAAATCAAACAGGATGCATCGTGCTCTATAACTCGACTAATTTACTCGATTGGACATTTATAGGAGAAATTGAAACTGAGATGGACTCCTTTGGCTTCATGTGGGAATGCCCCGATTACTTTGAATTAGAAAACCAAGGCGTTGTCATTTTTTCACCGCAAGGATTAGCAGCGAGTGGGGACCAGTATCAAAATATTTATCAATCTGGCTATGTGATTGGTGAGAAATTAGATATGCAGCAAAATAAGTTGCGGCACGGTGATTTTCATGAATTGGATCGCGGTTTTGATTTTTATGCACCGCAAACGACTGTAGATCCATCAGGCCGCCGTATTTTGGTTGGTTGGATGGGATTACCGGAAATTGCTTATCCAACAGATTCGAATGGCTGGGCACATTGCTTAACATTGCCAAGAGAGTTATCCATTCAAAATGGTAAATTACTTCAACAGCCAGTGAAAGAACTTGAAGCACTTCGCCAACAAGCACATACGGTAAAAGATACGATTGTCAATGCAACCAAAGTATATGAAGGCTTTACAGGCACGACTTATGAAATGATTTGTGAGATTAACTCGATTGACGCACAAACAGTCGGCATCGAATTCCGCACAAGTGAACAGGAAAAAACGATGATATACTATGATGCGATTGGCAAAAAAGTCGTTCTTGATCGTACGAACTCCGGTCAAGAAGTTGGTGTAGATTATGGTACCATCCGACAATGTGCAATTGATGCAAATAACATTACGTTTCAGCTTTTTGTAGACGTCTCTTCCGTCGAGATTTTTATCAATGACGGCATAGAAGTATTTACAAGTCGAATTTTCCCTAGCCAAAACAGTGATGGCATTCGTTTTTTCGCCTCAGCAGGAAGCGCGGAATTCCAAATGTCGAAATGGGATTACTAA
- a CDS encoding NAD(P)H-dependent flavin oxidoreductase, whose amino-acid sequence MDIPKMIIGHMTPKIPIMQGGMGVRVSLSGLAAAVANAGGIGTISGTGIPVETLRSHIRRARELTNGKGYIGVNVLFAMTDFAENIKAAMEEKVDFIISGAGISRDMYSWGKEYNVPVISIVSSAKLARLSERLGAAAVVVEGREAGGHLGTDRALFDVLPEVVESVGIPVIAAGGILHGEDIAKAVQLGASGVQMGTRFVASDECDAHPAFKQMYVDCNEGDTVLVKTTVGLEGRAIRNPFTDLIYGDKKVKIKKCYNCLKQCSYRFCTLDSLKHSVDGDVDNGLVFAGARVHEIKEIFSVQTIMDNLIQEYKLAKSL is encoded by the coding sequence ATGGATATTCCGAAAATGATTATCGGACATATGACGCCTAAAATCCCTATTATGCAAGGCGGCATGGGTGTCAGAGTTTCACTCAGTGGACTCGCAGCTGCTGTAGCAAATGCAGGTGGTATCGGGACAATTTCCGGCACAGGCATTCCAGTTGAGACATTACGAAGTCATATTCGGAGGGCAAGAGAACTGACTAACGGCAAAGGATATATCGGCGTAAATGTCTTATTTGCGATGACTGATTTTGCTGAAAACATCAAAGCGGCAATGGAAGAAAAGGTCGATTTCATTATTTCCGGGGCTGGTATTTCGCGTGATATGTACAGTTGGGGAAAGGAATATAATGTTCCTGTCATCTCGATTGTATCCTCGGCAAAACTAGCGAGGCTTTCTGAGAGACTCGGCGCTGCCGCAGTTGTTGTAGAAGGTCGTGAAGCAGGTGGACACCTTGGGACAGATAGAGCCTTATTCGATGTGCTGCCCGAAGTGGTCGAATCAGTCGGCATTCCCGTCATTGCAGCAGGCGGCATTCTTCATGGTGAAGATATCGCAAAAGCTGTCCAATTAGGGGCTTCCGGCGTGCAAATGGGCACACGCTTTGTTGCCAGTGACGAATGCGATGCACATCCTGCTTTTAAACAAATGTATGTAGATTGTAATGAGGGAGACACGGTTCTTGTCAAAACAACGGTCGGCTTAGAAGGACGCGCCATTCGTAACCCATTTACCGATTTAATTTATGGCGATAAAAAAGTGAAGATTAAAAAATGCTACAACTGCTTAAAGCAATGTTCGTATCGTTTTTGTACGCTCGACTCGTTAAAACATTCCGTAGACGGCGATGTCGACAACGGATTAGTCTTCGCAGGGGCAAGAGTGCATGAGATTAAAGAAATCTTTTCTGTACAAACGATCATGGATAATTTAATACAAGAATATAAGCTAGCTAAATCACTATAA